A single Paenibacillus kribbensis DNA region contains:
- a CDS encoding response regulator translates to MYRLLIVDDEYHIREGLKLMVAESGLSVEVSDVASDGETALRLYTERRPDMILLDINLPDMSGLDIAKTIREKDQQTPLLFLTGYESVTYIRQAVSLQAVDYLLKPVTSGDFEAALRRAEDRIAQWRRSEEEAIHRHRSSEPLYREHLLLDLLQQRRPAAEVIRELDRLGLFETGGPPYTVLCCELEEPEQQEAAATSELHGCKEPSSHLFAELAWEAAAAAGAKAHGAAVSRDRRVVLLAAASCRAAERTAQQIRQAVQERLNRAVSIGISRPVGRPEQLPEAYEEAVQAAEHRGWVGYSQIIPYESIQAAEPSSGYLLEKELLMITEIRAGNDAAVHAILQEWSGQLAGLPVKQVKMIVTQLVLFVMRIVQSDASVCQLPMQEQDPLLELSRLRHGPEMIDYVSRYFVRVGRHVREAREKGIPRKFRRAKEWIREHLQEDGGLNSLAAYMNMSPKYLSARFKQVTGESFAEYQTRVRFERARELLLDTNRKVAEVAEIVGFSDTNYFSIAFKKHTGLTPTEFRRTFL, encoded by the coding sequence ATGTACCGGCTGCTGATTGTGGACGACGAATACCATATTCGGGAAGGACTCAAGCTGATGGTGGCAGAAAGCGGCCTGTCTGTGGAAGTCAGTGATGTGGCAAGTGACGGCGAGACGGCGTTGCGTTTGTATACGGAGCGGCGACCGGACATGATTTTACTGGATATTAATTTGCCAGACATGAGCGGGCTGGACATAGCCAAAACCATTCGGGAAAAGGATCAGCAGACGCCTCTGTTATTTCTGACAGGTTACGAATCCGTGACCTACATTCGTCAGGCAGTTTCGCTTCAGGCGGTTGACTATCTGCTCAAGCCAGTAACCAGCGGGGATTTTGAAGCAGCCCTGCGGCGGGCCGAGGACCGGATCGCACAATGGCGAAGAAGCGAGGAGGAGGCCATTCACCGTCATCGTTCATCGGAGCCATTGTATAGGGAGCATCTGCTGCTGGATCTGTTGCAGCAGCGGCGCCCCGCAGCCGAGGTCATACGGGAGCTGGATCGGCTGGGGCTCTTCGAGACAGGCGGGCCGCCATATACTGTCCTGTGCTGCGAGCTGGAGGAGCCGGAGCAGCAGGAAGCTGCCGCTACAAGCGAGCTGCACGGCTGCAAGGAGCCAAGCAGCCATCTATTCGCAGAGCTGGCTTGGGAGGCCGCGGCGGCAGCCGGGGCGAAGGCGCACGGTGCGGCGGTTTCCCGCGATCGACGGGTCGTGCTGCTGGCAGCAGCATCTTGCCGGGCCGCGGAGCGGACGGCACAGCAAATCCGGCAGGCGGTGCAGGAGCGGCTGAACCGGGCGGTGTCCATCGGGATTAGTCGTCCTGTAGGGCGGCCGGAGCAGCTCCCCGAAGCTTATGAGGAAGCGGTGCAGGCGGCGGAGCATCGGGGCTGGGTCGGCTATAGCCAGATCATCCCCTATGAGAGCATTCAGGCGGCCGAGCCGAGCAGCGGTTATTTGCTGGAGAAGGAGCTGCTCATGATCACGGAAATTCGGGCCGGAAATGATGCAGCAGTCCATGCGATTTTACAGGAATGGTCAGGACAATTGGCAGGGCTGCCCGTCAAGCAGGTGAAAATGATCGTCACCCAGCTTGTACTGTTCGTTATGCGCATCGTCCAGAGCGATGCATCCGTCTGCCAACTGCCCATGCAGGAGCAGGACCCGCTGCTGGAGCTGTCCCGCTTGCGGCACGGACCGGAGATGATCGACTATGTATCCCGCTATTTTGTCCGGGTGGGTCGTCATGTACGGGAAGCGCGCGAGAAGGGGATTCCGCGCAAATTTCGGCGGGCCAAGGAGTGGATTCGTGAGCATCTTCAGGAGGATGGCGGTCTGAACAGCCTTGCGGCTTACATGAATATGAGCCCCAAATATTTGAGCGCCCGTTTCAAGCAGGTCACAGGGGAGAGCTTTGCTGAGTACCAGACCCGTGTCCGTTTTGAGCGTGCGCGTGAGCTGTTGCTCGACACGAACCGGAAGGTGGCGGAGGTGGCCGAGATTGTGGGGTTTTCGGATACGAATTATTTTAGCATCGCCTTCAAAAAACATACCGGACTGACCCCGACGGAGTTCCGTAGAACATTTTTGTAA
- a CDS encoding alpha-glucosidase/alpha-galactosidase, giving the protein MSKIAFLGAGSTVFAKNVLGDCMLTPALQGFELALFDIDPERLKDSENILLNLKKTTGSTCVIRSYTDRKEALRGAAYVVNAIQVGGYDPCTITDFEIPKKYGLRQTIADTVGIGGIFRNLRTIPVMLDFAADVREVCPDAWFLNYTNPMAVLTNVMNVYGGVRTVGLCHSVQACIPELFKSLGLEQEGVKAKIAGINHMAWLLEVSKDGVDLYPEIKKRAAAKQQEKHHDMVRFEMMLKFGYYITESSEHNAEYHPYFIKRAYPELIERFNIPLDEYPRRCVSQIERWQTMREELLGNQDLRHERSNEYASYILEAIETDRPFAIGGNVMNTGLITNLPKEACVEVPCLVNRGGVTPTFVGDLPPQCAALNRTNINTQLLTIEAAITGKKEHIYHAAMLDPHTSAELSMDDIVSLCDDLIAAHGKWLPAYV; this is encoded by the coding sequence ATGAGCAAGATTGCATTTTTGGGTGCAGGCAGTACGGTTTTTGCGAAAAATGTGCTTGGCGATTGTATGTTGACACCTGCTTTGCAGGGCTTCGAGCTGGCATTGTTCGATATTGATCCCGAAAGGCTGAAGGATTCGGAAAATATTTTATTGAATCTGAAAAAAACGACAGGGAGCACCTGTGTGATCCGCTCTTACACCGACCGCAAGGAAGCGTTGCGTGGAGCTGCCTATGTGGTAAATGCCATTCAGGTGGGCGGCTATGATCCGTGTACGATTACGGATTTTGAAATCCCAAAAAAATACGGTCTGCGCCAAACGATTGCCGATACGGTTGGCATTGGCGGTATTTTTCGCAATTTGCGGACGATTCCGGTGATGCTCGACTTTGCAGCAGATGTGCGTGAGGTATGCCCGGATGCATGGTTTCTCAATTACACGAATCCGATGGCTGTGCTGACGAATGTGATGAACGTATACGGCGGTGTCCGTACGGTAGGGCTGTGTCATAGCGTGCAGGCATGTATACCGGAGCTGTTCAAAAGCCTCGGGCTGGAGCAGGAAGGTGTGAAGGCCAAAATTGCAGGCATCAATCATATGGCTTGGCTGCTTGAAGTGAGCAAGGACGGGGTAGATTTATATCCCGAAATTAAAAAACGGGCCGCCGCCAAGCAGCAGGAAAAGCATCATGATATGGTGCGCTTTGAAATGATGCTGAAATTCGGCTATTACATTACAGAATCGTCTGAGCATAATGCGGAGTATCATCCGTATTTTATCAAACGGGCGTACCCTGAGCTGATCGAGCGCTTCAATATTCCTTTGGATGAATATCCGCGCCGCTGTGTGAGCCAGATTGAACGATGGCAAACGATGCGCGAAGAGCTTTTAGGCAATCAGGATCTGCGTCATGAACGGTCGAACGAATATGCTTCGTATATTTTGGAGGCCATCGAAACGGATCGGCCTTTTGCCATCGGCGGGAACGTGATGAATACAGGCTTAATTACCAATCTGCCGAAGGAAGCATGTGTGGAGGTGCCTTGTCTGGTCAATCGGGGTGGGGTTACGCCGACCTTTGTCGGAGATTTGCCGCCCCAATGCGCTGCGCTGAACCGGACGAATATTAATACACAGCTGTTGACGATTGAAGCAGCGATCACCGGGAAAAAAGAGCATATTTATCATGCTGCCATGCTGGACCCGCACACATCAGCCGAGCTGTCCATGGATGATATTGTTTCTCTGTGCGATGACCTGATTGCGGCACATGGAAAATGGCTTCCAGCCTATGTGTAA
- a CDS encoding cache domain-containing sensor histidine kinase, with protein sequence MGGRGRQKFAGIPTIRGKFIVLTLVLTVFPMVVQTFTFYRIAAHSLGEKSEALAMQSRQMSENYVNATLSDLNDLTNAILSNPDVQATLETKPGDDYEYLRNDETLSMVVRTQTQTKPYIMSSFIYAANGGLKHSLYQGNASVRFGGLPTLEEARVYYRRLLTERPMMWMVHSPFASAHGMAEDRIYVGKLLRKTTGDYAPLGFLLLEIDKASLFRGLAFHETDGNTQMWVLDQEGEPVYRLPEQGVADPSLLRQIAKSAVDKPVLTKDWRTWNGRQTMISYGPLNEGQWTLLQKVDQSVLFEDARNIGAWTIWTFLIALVLGWMLSYRLSDTIRRPLLQLSRLMAVDGSVEETGSANGPEAPAPVVFNPKDEVGQIGERFLHMMQKNHELYGQVYEALLSRKQAEFRALQAQINPHFLYNTLESLKGMALANGQRDMAEVIGAFGKCFRISLSYGREQISLGQEVEHVSAYVKVQQFRFRNSFEWICEVEEDICEFYVPKLILQPLVENAIYHGLKGRTDRGYIMLSGTREGNMLRLTVSDDGDGIGAERLDDIRKSLEAERGSAIGFGLRNVHERLRHYGPEYGLSVASEPGHYTSVTLLAPIRTE encoded by the coding sequence ATGGGAGGCCGGGGTCGTCAAAAGTTCGCCGGAATTCCTACGATCCGTGGGAAATTCATTGTACTGACGCTGGTGCTCACCGTCTTTCCGATGGTGGTGCAGACCTTTACCTTTTACCGGATCGCGGCCCACTCCCTTGGTGAAAAGTCAGAAGCGCTGGCTATGCAGTCCAGGCAAATGAGTGAAAATTACGTCAACGCCACGCTCTCCGATTTGAACGATCTGACCAATGCCATTCTCAGCAATCCCGATGTGCAGGCCACGCTGGAGACCAAGCCGGGAGACGATTATGAATACTTACGGAACGATGAAACACTCAGCATGGTCGTTCGAACGCAAACCCAGACCAAGCCGTATATCATGTCCTCTTTCATATATGCCGCCAATGGCGGGCTCAAGCATTCTCTCTATCAGGGGAATGCTTCGGTCCGCTTTGGCGGCCTTCCTACATTAGAGGAAGCACGTGTGTACTATCGCCGCCTGCTCACCGAGCGGCCTATGATGTGGATGGTTCATTCGCCGTTTGCATCAGCACACGGGATGGCGGAGGATCGCATATATGTCGGGAAGCTGCTGCGAAAAACGACTGGGGATTATGCTCCGCTTGGATTTTTGCTGCTGGAAATTGACAAGGCCAGTCTGTTCAGGGGACTTGCTTTCCATGAAACAGACGGCAATACCCAGATGTGGGTGCTGGATCAGGAGGGCGAGCCTGTGTATCGATTGCCGGAGCAGGGCGTTGCGGACCCATCGCTGCTGCGGCAGATTGCCAAATCGGCTGTGGACAAACCCGTGCTTACAAAGGACTGGAGAACATGGAATGGGCGACAGACGATGATCTCCTATGGCCCGTTAAATGAAGGGCAATGGACGCTGCTGCAAAAAGTCGATCAATCCGTGCTGTTCGAGGATGCGCGGAATATTGGAGCCTGGACGATCTGGACTTTTTTGATTGCACTGGTGCTGGGCTGGATGCTGTCTTATCGGCTGAGTGATACGATTCGTCGTCCTCTGCTTCAGTTGAGCCGATTAATGGCGGTGGATGGGAGTGTGGAAGAAACAGGATCAGCCAATGGTCCAGAAGCTCCTGCCCCCGTTGTGTTTAACCCCAAGGATGAGGTGGGACAGATCGGCGAGCGTTTTCTTCATATGATGCAAAAAAATCATGAGCTGTACGGGCAGGTGTACGAAGCATTGCTATCGCGCAAGCAGGCGGAGTTTCGTGCGCTTCAGGCGCAGATTAATCCGCATTTCTTGTACAACACGCTGGAGTCGCTCAAGGGAATGGCACTGGCAAATGGACAACGGGATATGGCAGAGGTGATCGGGGCGTTTGGCAAATGTTTTCGCATCTCGCTAAGTTACGGTCGGGAGCAAATAAGCCTGGGACAGGAGGTCGAGCATGTAAGCGCCTATGTGAAGGTGCAGCAGTTCAGGTTTCGGAATTCGTTCGAGTGGATTTGCGAGGTGGAGGAGGATATTTGCGAATTTTACGTACCCAAGCTTATCCTCCAGCCACTTGTTGAAAATGCTATTTACCACGGGTTAAAGGGTCGTACCGACCGTGGATATATCATGTTATCCGGTACACGGGAAGGTAATATGCTGCGCTTGACGGTGAGTGATGACGGGGACGGTATCGGAGCCGAGCGTCTGGACGATATTCGGAAATCGCTGGAGGCCGAGCGGGGGAGTGCGATTGGCTTTGGGCTGCGCAATGTGCATGAGCGTCTTCGGCATTATGGCCCGGAATATGGGCTGTCCGTGGCAAGCGAGCCGGGGCATTACACCTCGGTTACTTTGCTGGCACCAATTCGAACCGAATAA
- a CDS encoding DUF5695 domain-containing protein, whose protein sequence is MKLKGILAAFLFLTVASVLLGAHKAEAYELSNDKLTIQTGEHGEISSIRIKGDAFPTEYVMNATVTPEQNTADHQWLGELMFTYRLDNGSWTKAWTNKSADARKITTSGNRVTVTYENSSNAEGIRNFKVIETYSAEANGSVLWNIQIQNTSGKKLEIGDFGLPLPFNEQWTNGDAIYETRVVTHSFVGNNSSYITAGRPSGIGSSLLLIPDASTGAGFEYQDRWRDEEHPGSKWAWNPANEGKWIEGLNVFYIHSNVIKSTNRGYLPNTSLVLNPGQSKNYGFKFLAVKDEHDVKDTLYQENLVDTTVVPGMIVPTNQKAKVDLRTKQTINKVTYPDGTVIPQTDSKAGGHHIYELKLTKLGPNFITVEYGNGSKTVLQFYAIEPIDQALQRHATFMVDKTQWNVPGDLRDKVFDDWMMHTKSKRNIFNGYWGWGDDWGLTHGQFLAEKNALSPVAKEVRAVDDYLETAIWTNLMNGHHEDYLIHDFLMPEPNDTPTYRGYAYPHVYNTYFSMYKITKEYPDLVTYKHPKETYLLRAYNIFKALYEGPVAYNWETGLMGELTTPDIIQALQDEGYDDEANDLKDKMARKYNNFKNTKYPYGSEYSYDNTGEEAVYTLAKQNIDTEGEQSKALEMMSKINAKTRAARGHMPVWYYYTDPVTITGENWFNFQYTTSLAGYAMDDWIRYHEDNQREEQQRLSYAAKIANVGAINSGQISSDPENIGAVAWTYQAEKGNNGTNGTGGGKNVPLLNGWRGMSGEADLGLFGALKTLSADIAMDPIFGLTGYGAEVSKNGNVYTIKPLDGLFKRVNLITEKLYIELDKDQYTEAKLATSKDYVWFQLKNQTPGQAHSTYVTFDGLKKGTYLVKVGGQSQGKFNAYAPSNKLKLDIGTASSYTVELTPTTPDPNKAPVVDAGKASKMKLPDQIILKGTATDDGLPQGKVTSEWSLVEGPQNAKVTFSSKTSLRTKVDVSEPGTYVFKLAASDSQLSAEAKVTVVAEPAAPLLEQLAFYKFNETSGSLAADSSDSGNDATVKGTVAWAAGKTGNAVSLNGKDSYVQLPAGIVSRAQQLTVSGWVKANSLSDYVRIFDFGSGTNEYMFLTPKAGDRMLFAITNQGNGQGQEQTIDAPVLPTGVWKHVAVTLSGSTGILYVDGKEVGRNTSLTLNPISLGQTKNNFIGKSQYPDPYFNGLVDEFRIYSRALNASEVAGLASGTAQSLTAAEKITALKEVSITTHAGEKPELPSVVEATYGEDSTQWVAVEWEDIDPAQYAAPGSFELQGKVEGTELKAIAKVTVIEAGSAAPSATPVNPGTPALSATPATPPTTTPSVTSALLARPISFAKSVGEF, encoded by the coding sequence ATGAAACTTAAGGGAATATTGGCTGCATTTTTGTTTTTAACCGTAGCGTCTGTGCTATTGGGGGCGCATAAGGCAGAAGCTTATGAACTATCCAATGACAAGCTGACGATTCAGACAGGCGAGCATGGGGAAATTTCATCCATTCGTATCAAAGGGGATGCTTTCCCGACTGAGTATGTCATGAATGCAACGGTAACACCTGAGCAGAACACCGCAGATCATCAATGGCTGGGTGAACTGATGTTCACGTACCGACTGGACAATGGCAGCTGGACAAAGGCTTGGACGAACAAGTCGGCAGACGCACGCAAGATCACGACCAGTGGCAACCGTGTCACCGTCACGTACGAGAATTCCAGCAACGCTGAGGGCATACGCAATTTTAAGGTCATCGAAACGTATTCAGCGGAAGCGAATGGTTCGGTGTTGTGGAATATACAGATCCAGAATACGAGTGGCAAAAAGTTGGAGATTGGCGATTTCGGTTTGCCTTTGCCTTTTAATGAGCAGTGGACCAACGGTGATGCGATTTACGAAACCAGAGTCGTGACGCACTCCTTTGTTGGCAATAACAGCTCCTATATTACAGCTGGACGTCCCAGCGGCATTGGTTCTTCCCTGCTGCTGATCCCTGATGCCTCAACAGGTGCAGGCTTTGAGTATCAGGACCGTTGGCGGGATGAGGAGCATCCGGGCAGCAAATGGGCGTGGAATCCGGCAAACGAAGGTAAATGGATAGAAGGACTGAATGTATTTTATATTCATTCCAATGTCATCAAGTCCACCAACCGTGGATATTTGCCTAATACAAGCCTGGTCCTGAATCCCGGGCAAAGCAAAAACTATGGCTTCAAGTTTCTGGCGGTGAAGGACGAGCATGATGTAAAGGATACGTTGTACCAAGAAAACCTGGTGGACACTACGGTCGTACCGGGCATGATCGTGCCTACGAATCAAAAGGCGAAGGTGGATCTGCGCACCAAGCAAACGATCAACAAGGTGACCTATCCAGACGGAACCGTTATTCCGCAGACAGATAGCAAGGCCGGAGGACACCACATTTATGAACTGAAATTGACCAAGCTGGGCCCGAACTTTATAACCGTGGAATATGGCAATGGCAGCAAAACGGTTTTACAGTTCTATGCCATCGAGCCGATTGATCAGGCGCTGCAACGGCATGCTACCTTTATGGTGGACAAAACCCAGTGGAATGTGCCGGGAGATCTGCGTGACAAGGTGTTTGACGATTGGATGATGCATACCAAATCCAAGCGCAATATTTTTAACGGCTATTGGGGCTGGGGGGATGATTGGGGTCTGACCCACGGACAGTTCCTGGCTGAGAAAAATGCACTGTCTCCAGTTGCCAAAGAGGTGCGGGCCGTAGACGATTATTTGGAAACGGCGATCTGGACGAATCTGATGAACGGACATCATGAGGATTATTTAATTCATGATTTCCTGATGCCGGAGCCGAACGATACACCGACCTATCGGGGCTATGCGTACCCACACGTATACAATACGTATTTCAGCATGTACAAGATTACCAAGGAATACCCGGATCTTGTCACTTACAAGCACCCCAAGGAAACCTATTTGCTGCGAGCTTATAACATTTTCAAAGCATTGTATGAAGGGCCAGTCGCGTACAACTGGGAAACAGGCTTGATGGGTGAACTGACCACACCGGATATTATTCAGGCACTTCAAGATGAAGGCTATGATGATGAAGCGAACGATCTCAAGGATAAAATGGCCCGCAAATATAACAATTTTAAAAATACAAAGTATCCTTACGGCTCCGAATACAGCTATGACAATACCGGAGAAGAGGCTGTATATACGTTAGCCAAACAGAATATAGATACAGAAGGCGAGCAAAGCAAAGCCCTGGAAATGATGAGTAAAATCAACGCCAAAACCCGCGCGGCACGCGGTCATATGCCGGTATGGTACTACTACACCGATCCGGTGACGATTACCGGGGAGAACTGGTTCAACTTCCAGTATACGACCTCACTCGCAGGCTATGCGATGGATGACTGGATTCGGTATCATGAGGACAATCAGCGTGAGGAGCAACAGCGGCTGTCCTACGCAGCCAAAATTGCCAATGTCGGAGCGATTAATTCCGGGCAAATCAGCTCGGACCCCGAGAACATCGGGGCGGTAGCATGGACGTATCAAGCGGAAAAAGGCAATAACGGAACGAACGGCACAGGTGGTGGTAAAAATGTTCCGCTCTTGAACGGCTGGCGCGGCATGAGCGGCGAGGCTGACCTCGGATTGTTCGGTGCGCTCAAAACGTTAAGCGCCGATATTGCGATGGACCCGATTTTCGGATTGACGGGCTATGGTGCAGAGGTGAGCAAAAACGGCAACGTGTATACGATCAAGCCGCTGGACGGCCTGTTCAAGCGGGTCAATCTGATTACGGAAAAGCTGTATATCGAGCTGGATAAGGATCAATATACAGAAGCCAAGCTGGCCACATCCAAGGATTATGTATGGTTCCAACTGAAAAACCAAACGCCGGGCCAAGCCCATTCCACATACGTTACATTTGACGGTTTGAAGAAAGGAACGTATCTGGTTAAAGTAGGCGGTCAATCGCAAGGCAAGTTTAACGCGTATGCGCCTTCCAACAAGCTGAAATTGGACATTGGCACAGCATCCTCCTACACGGTGGAGCTGACACCGACCACGCCTGATCCAAACAAGGCGCCTGTCGTCGATGCCGGCAAAGCTTCCAAGATGAAGCTGCCGGATCAGATCATTTTGAAAGGCACAGCTACAGATGATGGACTTCCGCAAGGAAAGGTGACAAGCGAGTGGAGTCTGGTTGAAGGACCACAGAACGCCAAGGTCACATTCAGCAGCAAAACATCGCTGCGCACGAAGGTGGACGTTTCCGAGCCGGGAACGTATGTATTCAAGCTAGCAGCCAGCGATTCCCAGTTGTCGGCGGAGGCCAAAGTAACTGTGGTGGCTGAACCGGCGGCTCCGCTGCTTGAACAGCTTGCGTTTTACAAGTTTAACGAAACCAGCGGCTCTCTGGCAGCAGATTCATCAGACAGCGGCAATGATGCTACCGTAAAAGGGACCGTGGCATGGGCAGCGGGTAAAACAGGCAATGCCGTCAGCCTCAATGGCAAGGATAGCTATGTACAGCTTCCAGCGGGCATTGTGAGCCGGGCACAGCAACTGACCGTATCCGGCTGGGTCAAAGCGAACAGCCTGAGCGATTATGTGCGGATTTTTGACTTCGGCTCCGGGACGAATGAATACATGTTCCTGACCCCTAAAGCCGGGGACCGGATGTTATTTGCCATTACGAACCAGGGTAACGGGCAGGGACAGGAACAGACGATTGATGCCCCTGTACTGCCGACAGGTGTATGGAAGCATGTCGCGGTCACGCTTTCAGGCTCCACAGGTATTTTGTATGTGGATGGGAAAGAAGTGGGACGCAACACCAGCCTGACCTTGAATCCGATCAGCCTTGGTCAGACCAAAAATAATTTTATCGGCAAGTCCCAGTACCCTGATCCGTATTTCAATGGTCTGGTGGATGAATTCCGTATCTACAGCCGCGCTTTGAATGCAAGCGAGGTGGCAGGTCTGGCCTCCGGTACAGCACAGAGTCTGACAGCAGCCGAGAAGATCACCGCGCTCAAAGAAGTAAGTATAACGACTCACGCGGGTGAAAAGCCTGAACTGCCAAGCGTAGTGGAAGCTACGTATGGAGAAGACTCGACCCAATGGGTGGCTGTGGAATGGGAGGATATAGATCCTGCACAATATGCTGCTCCGGGTTCATTTGAATTACAGGGCAAAGTAGAAGGGACAGAGCTGAAGGCGATTGCGAAGGTAACTGTCATCGAGGCAGGGAGCGCGGCACCATCGGCAACTCCGGTTAACCCGGGGACTCCAGCACTCTCAGCAACTCCAGCAACCCCGCCAACTACGACACCCTCAGTCACATCTGCCTTGCTGGCTCGGCCAATCAGCTTCGCTAAATCAGTAGGGGAATTCTGA
- a CDS encoding ABC transporter substrate-binding protein, whose translation MTAMLTGLAACSGNAGEPVNPNAVELKFMYWGSNDEKQAMEKMIQSFNASHPNIRVKGEHVPGDYTTKINTLMAANQLPDIAYLGDSLTMKWASEGRLLDLSSYYDEYPELKNKLKSSYLYSEPGKSIGNYTALEVMQLFYNKELFTEAGVPVPPADPQKAWTWDEFLEIAKKLTKDQNGKHPGESGFDPKNIVQYGFAFGNDRSSWGPLLASNGGALTDKTGKKYTLNRPESVEVFQKLQDLVFKEHVAPDLIQQQDMPSNTIRLQTRKVAMVVDGTWSLLDFSNNKQLQWSIGVLPKLKEPKTMIVAGATVIFQSTKHPKEALEFYLYHNNPEKVDLFKSGLWMPIEEKYYTDEQAIQSWTNNAAHPPEFRQAGIEYARDYAIKPSTSTLRNWPDIGSKLTPGLDLIWTNKKTPQQALDELEPIIQPLLQGVYPDE comes from the coding sequence ATGACGGCGATGTTGACAGGACTGGCGGCTTGCAGCGGCAATGCTGGCGAACCGGTCAATCCGAATGCGGTCGAGCTCAAGTTCATGTACTGGGGAAGCAATGACGAGAAGCAGGCAATGGAAAAAATGATTCAAAGCTTTAATGCATCCCACCCGAATATCCGCGTAAAGGGCGAGCATGTCCCTGGTGACTACACGACCAAAATTAACACGTTAATGGCCGCTAATCAGCTTCCCGATATCGCCTACCTGGGTGATTCGCTCACGATGAAATGGGCAAGTGAAGGCAGACTCCTGGATTTATCCTCCTATTATGATGAATATCCCGAATTAAAAAACAAGCTTAAATCCTCCTATCTCTACAGTGAACCCGGCAAGTCTATCGGCAATTATACCGCCTTGGAAGTGATGCAGTTATTTTACAACAAGGAGCTGTTCACAGAAGCGGGGGTACCTGTCCCTCCGGCCGATCCTCAAAAAGCGTGGACATGGGATGAATTTCTGGAAATTGCCAAAAAGCTGACCAAGGATCAGAATGGCAAGCATCCCGGTGAAAGCGGCTTTGATCCGAAAAATATTGTGCAATACGGCTTTGCCTTCGGCAATGACCGCAGCTCCTGGGGGCCGCTCCTGGCGAGCAATGGCGGAGCTTTGACCGACAAAACGGGCAAGAAGTACACCCTGAACCGTCCCGAGTCGGTGGAGGTATTTCAGAAGCTGCAGGATCTGGTTTTCAAGGAGCATGTTGCTCCCGATTTGATCCAGCAGCAGGACATGCCATCCAATACGATTCGGCTTCAGACGAGAAAAGTCGCCATGGTGGTGGACGGGACGTGGTCCCTGCTTGATTTTTCGAACAACAAGCAGCTGCAATGGAGTATCGGCGTATTGCCGAAGCTGAAGGAACCCAAAACGATGATCGTTGCGGGAGCCACTGTCATTTTCCAGAGCACCAAGCATCCGAAGGAAGCGCTCGAATTCTATTTGTACCACAACAATCCGGAAAAGGTGGACCTGTTCAAGTCCGGTCTGTGGATGCCTATCGAGGAAAAATATTATACCGATGAGCAGGCCATCCAGTCATGGACGAATAATGCGGCCCATCCGCCTGAATTTCGGCAGGCAGGCATTGAATATGCCAGAGACTACGCCATCAAGCCGTCCACCTCTACGCTGCGCAACTGGCCGGATATCGGTTCCAAGCTGACCCCGGGACTGGATCTGATCTGGACGAATAAGAAGACGCCGCAGCAGGCATTGGATGAGCTGGAGCCTATTATTCAGCCGTTGCTCCAGGGAGTGTATCCGGATGAATAA
- a CDS encoding TetR/AcrR family transcriptional regulator, with protein sequence MDRRIQKSRQAIMNAFMKLMSEKDFESITINQIAEEANVNRGTVYLHFADKYDLRDQCMEAQINQLLRSCMSEEGLVHLTSKTALQRTFEYLEQHASFYSKMLTSKGSAVFRTQMETMLRQSLSEHLDSINLDRELNRDITVQFLISAGVGLLEWWITRSMPYPVSVMVEQFWNLLNRIQLQLFEENSVLKLEK encoded by the coding sequence ATGGACAGGCGTATTCAAAAATCGAGGCAAGCGATTATGAATGCTTTTATGAAGCTGATGTCGGAAAAGGACTTCGAGAGCATAACGATCAACCAAATTGCGGAGGAAGCGAATGTCAATCGAGGAACAGTGTATTTGCATTTCGCTGACAAGTACGATCTGCGCGATCAATGCATGGAAGCTCAAATAAACCAGTTGCTGCGCAGTTGTATGTCTGAAGAAGGCTTGGTTCATCTCACTTCCAAAACCGCGTTGCAGCGCACGTTTGAATATTTGGAGCAGCATGCTTCTTTCTATTCTAAAATGCTGACGAGCAAGGGAAGCGCGGTTTTCCGAACCCAAATGGAGACAATGTTGCGGCAAAGTCTGAGCGAGCATTTGGATTCGATCAATCTCGATCGGGAGTTGAACAGGGACATTACGGTGCAATTTTTAATTTCAGCAGGTGTGGGTTTATTGGAATGGTGGATTACCCGTTCGATGCCGTATCCGGTATCGGTCATGGTTGAACAATTTTGGAATTTGCTAAATCGAATTCAATTGCAATTGTTCGAAGAAAATAGCGTTTTAAAATTAGAAAAATAA